One genomic region from Granulicatella adiacens ATCC 49175 encodes:
- a CDS encoding peptidase E yields MIIAIGGGEIVSNETYEIDKFIVESAKKENPNFLFIPTASKDAEAYIETINDYYGSLGCKTDTLYLSNVEVKREEVNKKIESADIIYVGGGNTAYMMKVWQEYGVDKALMKAYKSGKVLSGLSAGSICWFIAGHCDSEFIEGKENPKHKWVKGLGIIPYLHCPHYDEPDRAAFDEFYSGQIADAIALENQVAIVWDGYEMKVIKSNPHKNAYHLSWSDKGFKKKALL; encoded by the coding sequence ATGATTATAGCAATTGGCGGTGGAGAAATAGTCAGTAATGAAACTTATGAAATAGACAAGTTTATTGTCGAGTCAGCTAAAAAGGAAAATCCTAACTTTTTATTTATACCTACAGCAAGTAAAGATGCTGAGGCTTATATAGAGACTATTAATGATTATTATGGGAGTTTAGGATGCAAAACTGATACCTTGTATTTATCTAATGTAGAAGTAAAAAGGGAAGAAGTTAATAAAAAGATTGAAAGTGCAGATATCATTTATGTAGGTGGTGGTAATACGGCTTATATGATGAAAGTTTGGCAAGAATATGGTGTAGATAAGGCCCTAATGAAAGCTTATAAAAGTGGGAAGGTGCTGTCAGGTTTAAGTGCAGGTTCTATCTGTTGGTTTATAGCGGGTCATTGTGATAGTGAGTTTATTGAGGGGAAAGAGAATCCAAAACATAAATGGGTGAAGGGTCTGGGTATAATTCCTTATCTACATTGTCCACATTATGATGAGCCTGATAGAGCAGCTTTTGATGAGTTTTACTCTGGACAGATTGCTGATGCCATTGCCCTTGAGAATCAAGTAGCCATTGTTTGGGATGGTTATGAAATGAAAGTTATTAAGTCTAATCCTCACAAGAATGCTTACCATCTTTCTTGGAGTGATAAAGGCTTCAAGAAAAAAGCTTTATTATAG
- a CDS encoding DNA adenine methylase produces the protein MFYSPLRYPGGKGKLTPLIELLIDKYGHRGGIYIEPFAGGAGVAIELLEKGVVSEIVINDLDKGIYSFWRAILEETDRFLEQLSRVPLTIDEWNRQRNICFENNKKYSFELGFATFYMNRTNRSGIIKAGVIGGMEQSGQWKLDARFNREDLMFRIKKIAENKSKIHLYNKDIKSFLENYVPKYEENAFIYFDPPYFNKGKQLYLNFFNYNDHIRIEKLIGDTVNCDWIITYDDEPEIEKIYEKYCIKRIELNYSVAKKRKAKELIIFESSSSAPDINELMKNNINVNLF, from the coding sequence ATGTTTTATTCACCATTGAGGTATCCAGGCGGAAAAGGAAAACTTACGCCACTGATAGAATTACTGATTGATAAATATGGGCATAGGGGTGGAATATATATCGAACCTTTTGCTGGTGGAGCTGGAGTTGCAATCGAGTTGCTTGAAAAGGGCGTAGTTTCTGAAATTGTCATAAATGATTTAGATAAAGGAATATACTCTTTTTGGAGAGCAATATTGGAGGAAACAGATAGGTTTTTAGAACAGTTGAGTAGAGTTCCTCTTACAATTGATGAATGGAATAGACAAAGAAATATTTGTTTTGAAAATAATAAAAAATATAGTTTTGAACTTGGATTTGCAACATTTTATATGAATAGAACGAACCGTTCAGGGATTATAAAAGCAGGAGTGATAGGTGGAATGGAACAATCTGGACAATGGAAACTAGACGCCAGATTTAATCGTGAAGATTTAATGTTCAGAATTAAAAAAATTGCGGAAAATAAATCGAAAATCCATCTATACAACAAAGACATAAAATCATTTTTAGAGAATTATGTGCCTAAATATGAAGAAAACGCATTTATATATTTCGATCCACCATACTTTAATAAAGGAAAACAATTATATCTTAATTTTTTTAATTACAATGACCATATTCGAATAGAAAAATTAATAGGCGATACAGTTAATTGTGATTGGATCATAACATATGACGATGAACCAGAGATAGAAAAAATTTATGAAAAATATTGTATAAAAAGAATTGAGCTTAATTATAGTGTGGCAAAAAAAAGAAAAGCCAAGGAATTAATTATATTTGAATCTAGTTCTAGTGCCCCAGATATTAATGAATTAATGAAGAATAATATTAATGTAAATTTATTCTAA
- a CDS encoding AAA family ATPase, translated as MYTKPTELILENFRNFRDVIIPLGKKITIVSGVNGVGKSNILSLIASGSGISKRSSLGSNFQPEFLDFFNIDQTEEYQDYKIYLKYGQSSESIALTKRLSFKDDTGTNRGIRIIPRTTNKYLDGYTIKKAEEEAKSNFGVGGAGRVKIPTIYLSLSRLYPLGENKDLTHISKIRKNNPFAKEEVLNIYREWYNSVIPGSIKLSDEISIIEKKACPRSSLHMEIEGTPALSQSIGQDNIGNIISALIDIYLLSKESDYNGALLCIDEIDVSLHPDTQIRLFELLKKLCNEISLQVIVSTHSLTILKESLKQEQKNSEDTKVIYLKNPSMPIVASIKSYELLKNDMFNKINFQKTLPKIYFEDHVGRELFIQHVNALRNIIKSIKESSDATYFRNSENVSNHDAIRKRILEFEDIANIKDELKQVVTHCGCDELINISEADEYFNRVIIFLDGDARLKEKSQHPMVKDYLEKDFNPKEKGLNDRQHKPNLVFAPGYFAPESYLYRIIYELINNQTKYIDFWRGVEQTEEITLYTSDRIKNMFENLKEDFTNDDLKNIFKEQLDSSELWNFIIKSSLIEYYYMDYSTINILLDFAKDIRIAYNMTFPLTMENKKV; from the coding sequence ATGTACACGAAGCCTACAGAGTTAATTTTAGAAAATTTTAGAAATTTTAGAGATGTTATTATTCCATTAGGTAAAAAAATAACCATTGTAAGCGGAGTTAATGGTGTGGGAAAATCTAATATTTTATCATTAATTGCGTCCGGTTCTGGAATTAGTAAGAGAAGTTCGTTAGGTAGCAATTTTCAACCTGAATTTTTAGACTTTTTTAATATTGATCAAACCGAAGAATATCAGGACTATAAAATATATTTAAAATATGGACAAAGTAGTGAGTCAATCGCATTGACTAAAAGACTTTCGTTTAAAGATGATACAGGTACTAATCGTGGTATTAGAATAATTCCACGAACTACAAATAAATATCTGGATGGTTACACAATAAAAAAAGCTGAAGAAGAGGCTAAATCAAATTTTGGTGTAGGAGGAGCGGGAAGAGTAAAAATACCAACTATTTATTTAAGTTTATCTAGACTATATCCACTAGGAGAAAATAAAGACTTAACGCATATTAGTAAAATAAGAAAAAATAATCCTTTTGCAAAAGAAGAAGTTCTGAATATTTACCGAGAGTGGTATAACTCTGTTATTCCCGGTTCGATTAAATTATCTGATGAAATTTCGATAATAGAGAAAAAGGCCTGTCCAAGATCTTCTTTACATATGGAAATAGAAGGAACACCGGCTCTTTCACAATCTATAGGGCAGGATAACATTGGGAATATAATAAGTGCATTGATTGATATTTACTTGCTATCAAAGGAGAGTGACTATAATGGGGCTCTGCTTTGCATTGATGAAATTGATGTATCTCTACATCCAGATACTCAAATACGATTATTTGAACTGCTGAAAAAACTATGTAATGAAATCTCTCTTCAGGTTATTGTTAGCACACATTCTTTAACTATCTTAAAAGAAAGTTTAAAACAAGAACAAAAAAATTCTGAAGATACTAAAGTTATATATCTAAAGAATCCATCTATGCCGATAGTGGCCAGCATTAAATCTTATGAGCTATTAAAAAATGATATGTTTAATAAAATAAATTTTCAGAAAACACTTCCTAAAATATATTTTGAAGATCATGTGGGGCGGGAATTGTTTATTCAACATGTAAATGCGCTTAGAAACATAATAAAATCGATAAAGGAATCTTCCGATGCTACATATTTTCGTAATTCTGAGAATGTTTCTAATCATGATGCTATTAGAAAAAGAATACTTGAATTTGAAGATATAGCTAATATTAAAGACGAGTTAAAACAGGTTGTAACACATTGCGGATGTGATGAGTTAATAAATATTTCAGAAGCTGATGAATATTTTAATAGGGTAATTATATTCTTGGATGGAGATGCAAGATTGAAGGAAAAATCTCAACATCCAATGGTTAAAGATTATTTGGAGAAAGATTTTAATCCTAAGGAAAAAGGTTTAAATGATAGACAACATAAGCCAAATTTGGTATTTGCACCTGGATACTTTGCACCAGAAAGTTATTTATACAGAATAATATATGAATTAATAAACAATCAGACTAAATATATTGATTTTTGGAGAGGCGTTGAGCAAACCGAAGAAATAACACTATATACATCTGATAGAATAAAAAATATGTTTGAAAATCTTAAAGAGGATTTTACAAATGATGATTTAAAAAATATATTTAAAGAACAGCTTGATAGTAGTGAATTATGGAATTTTATAATTAAATCTAGTCTTATAGAGTATTATTATATGGACTACTCTACTATTAATATATTATTGGATTTTGCAAAAGATATAAGAATTGCATATAACATGACTTTTCCGCTGACTATGGAAAATAAGAAAGTTTAA